The Triticum dicoccoides isolate Atlit2015 ecotype Zavitan chromosome 6A, WEW_v2.0, whole genome shotgun sequence genome has a window encoding:
- the LOC119315326 gene encoding receptor-like protein 2: MQPLHFPYMEYSRKLTFFALVLLISLASPISSCTEKEKGSLLQFLSGLSSDGGLTASWKQNGADCCEWEGVTCGEDGAVTGVSLALKGLEGRITPSLGNLVGLLRLNLSHNSLSGGLPLELVSSGSIIVLDVSFNRLGGDMQELPSSTPSRPLQVLNISSNLFTGRFPSSTTWEVMDNLVVLNASNNSFTEQIPDNFCSSSSLLAVVELCYNQFTGVIPPGLGNCSMLRVLKAGHNNLRGTLPNELFDASLLEYLSLPSNVLDGVLDGAQIIKLSNLVTLDLGRNNFSGKIPDSIGELESLEELHLDYNNMSGELPSALSNCTNLITINFKSNNLSGELSKVNFSTLPRLKTLDILYNNCNGRVPESLYTCSNLTALRLSGNNLHGQLSPRIGDLKHLTFLSLAMNSFTNITNALHILQRCTNLTTLLTGSSFRGELMPEDGFIDGFENLQVLSLNDCSLLGKIPLWISKLAKLEMLILSGNQLTGSTPAWIEGLKHLFYLDISNNSLTGEIPRSLMDMQMLQSEKTKARLDPRIFELPVYRGPSLQYRIPIAFAKVLDLSNNKLTGEIPSEIGQLKSLLSLNLSFNALTGQIPISVCNLTNLQVLDFSSNNLIGAIPDALNRLNFLSAFNISYNDLEGPIPSGGQFNTFQNSSFDGNPKLCGSMLTHKRGPASTRPPTAMATKQTDYKAAFAIAFSAFFGVGVLYDQLVLSRFFG, from the coding sequence ATGCAGCCACTCCATTTTCCATACATGGAGTACAGCAGAAAATTAACTTTCTTTGCCCTTGTGCTGCTGATCTCCTTGGCCTCTCCCATCAGTTCTTGCACAGAGAAAGAGAAGGGGTCCCTCCTGCAGTTCCTCAGTGGTCTGTCGTCGGACGGTGGCCTCACCGCGTCCTGGAAGCAGAACGGCGCAGACTGCTGCGAATGGGAAGGGGTCACCTGTGGCGAGGATGGGGCAGTCACAGGTGTCTCATTGGCTTTGAAGGGCCTTGAGGGGCGCATAACACCGTCCCTCGGTAACCTTGTTGGCCTTCTGCGCCTCAACCTGTCCCACAATTCGCTGTCGGGTGGCCTGCCACTGGAACTGGTGTCGTCCGGTAGCATCATCGTCCTTGATGTCAGCTTCAACCGCCTCGGAGGAGACATGCAAGAGCTGCCATCTTCAACCCCATCACGACCTCTTCAGGTACTGAACATCTCAAGCAACTTGTTCACAGGACGGTTTCCATCATCCACCACCTGGGAGGTGATGGACAATCTGGTTGTGCTCAACGCCAGCAATAACAGCTTCACTGAGCAAATACCGGATAATTTCTGCAGCAGCTCGTCATTGTTAGCTGTAGTTGAGCTCTGTTACAACCAATTTACAGGCGTCATCCCTCCTGGACTTGGTAACTGCTCCATGCTCAGAGTGCTCAAGGCTGGACACAACAACCTCCGCGGGACTCTCCCAAATGAACTCTTTGATGCTTCCTTACTGGAATACCTCTCACTTCCTAGCAATGTTCTGGATGGAGTGCTCGACGGTGCTCAGATAATCAAGCTCAGCAATCTGGTTACGCTAGACCTTGGAAGGAATAATTTCAGCGGCAAGATTCCGGATTCCATAGGTGAGCTCGAGAGCCTAGAAGAGTTGCATTTGGACTACAACAACATGTCAGGGGAGCTGCCGTCAGCCCTGAGTAACTGCACAAATCTGATAACAATTAACTTCAAGAGCAACAACCTCAGTGGAGAACTTAGCAAGGTCAACTTCTCCACCCTGCCTAGGCTGAAAACTCTAGATATTCTGTACAACAACTGTAATGGCAGAGTTCCAGAAAGTTTGTATACCTGCAGCAATCTGACTGCATTGCGGCTATCTGGCAACAACTTACATGGGCAGCTCTCACCAAGAATAGGTGATCTGAAGCACCTCACCTTCCTTTCACTTGCTATGAACTCTTTCACAAACATCACAAATGCGCTTCACATTCTTCAGAGGTGCACCAACCTTACCACCCTACTTACGGGAAGCAGCTTCAGGGGCGAATTAATGCCAGAGGATGGCTTCATTGATGGTTTTGAGAATCTCCAGGTTCTTTCCTTAAATGATTGCTCGTTGCTAGGTAAAATACCTCTTTGGATATCCAAGCTAGCAAAACTAGAGATGTTGATACTATCAGGAAATCAACTCACCGGATCAACACCAGCCTGGATCGAAGGCCTAAAGCACCTCTTCTATCTAGACATATCAAACAACAGCCTCACTGGAGAAATTCCAAGAAGCCTGATGGATATGCAAATGTTGCAGTCAGAGAAGACTAAAGCCCGTTTAGACCCAAGGATCTTCGAACTACCAGTTTATAGGGGTCCAtcacttcagtaccgcatacccatTGCTTTCGCCAAAGTGCTGGATCTAAGCAACAATAAATTAACTGGTGAGATCCCTTCGGAGATCGGCCAGCTGAAATCCCTTCTTTCCCTCAATTTGAGCTTCAATGCCCTAACAGGACAGATCCCAATATCTGTATGCAATCTCACAAACCTGCAGGTACTAGACTTCTCTAGCAACAATCTCATTGGTGCAATCCCAGATGCATTGAACAGACTGAACTTCCTTTCAGCATTCAACATTTCTTACAATGACCTAGAAGGTCCTATCCCATCCGGAGGTCAGTTTAACACATTCCAAAATTCTAGCTTCGATGGGAATCCAAAGCTCTGTGGCTCTATGCTCACTCACAAACGTGGTCCAGCTTCAACACGTCCACCCACCGCTATGGCAACCAAACAAACTGACTACAAGGCCGCCTTCGCGATTGCCTTCAGCGCGTTCTTTGGTGTAGGGGTGTTGTATGATCAGCTAGTATTATCAAGGTTTTTTGGCTAG